One stretch of Corynebacterium auriscanis DNA includes these proteins:
- the dapD gene encoding 2,3,4,5-tetrahydropyridine-2,6-dicarboxylate N-succinyltransferase — MTAAFGNGFATLTADGTVLDAWFPEFDLIDETSSADFKGGTVTRRNEELDPYAQGLVGSDDVRGVARVAIRTTIADLDAAPADAYDAYLRLHLISGRKLQPHGCNLDGVFGKLTNVVWTNHGPCAVENFNLTRQRLQAQRGPVTVYSIDKFPRMVDYVVPTGVRIGDADRVRLGAHLAEGTTVMHEGFVNFNAGTLGSSMVEGRISGGVVVGNGSDIGGGASIMGTLSGGGKEVISIGEGCLLGANAGVGISLGDNCTVEAGLYITFGTKITVKGDVAQALGKTDGDIVKAADVSGTSGVLFRRNSVTGAVEAVAGSGPIELNEDLHAN, encoded by the coding sequence ATGACTGCAGCTTTTGGTAATGGATTTGCAACGCTCACTGCCGATGGAACCGTGCTGGATGCATGGTTCCCAGAATTCGATCTCATTGATGAGACCTCTTCGGCCGACTTCAAGGGGGGAACGGTCACTCGGAGGAATGAGGAACTCGACCCCTACGCCCAGGGCCTCGTTGGCTCTGACGATGTGCGCGGTGTAGCCCGCGTAGCCATCCGTACTACCATCGCCGACCTAGATGCGGCCCCTGCCGATGCTTATGACGCATACCTTCGCCTCCACCTCATCTCCGGTCGAAAGCTGCAGCCGCACGGATGCAACTTGGACGGTGTCTTCGGCAAACTCACCAACGTTGTATGGACCAACCATGGCCCATGCGCGGTGGAGAACTTCAATCTCACCCGTCAGCGTCTGCAGGCCCAGCGCGGCCCAGTGACGGTCTACAGCATCGATAAGTTCCCCCGCATGGTCGATTACGTCGTCCCCACTGGAGTGCGCATCGGCGATGCCGATCGTGTGCGCTTGGGCGCTCACCTCGCCGAAGGCACCACTGTGATGCACGAAGGCTTCGTAAACTTCAACGCAGGCACCTTGGGCTCATCCATGGTAGAGGGCCGAATTTCTGGTGGCGTGGTCGTGGGCAATGGCTCCGATATCGGTGGCGGCGCATCCATCATGGGCACCTTGTCCGGTGGAGGCAAGGAAGTCATCTCCATCGGCGAGGGCTGCCTCCTGGGCGCCAACGCCGGTGTTGGCATCTCCCTGGGCGATAACTGCACCGTAGAAGCCGGCCTTTACATCACCTTCGGCACGAAGATCACCGTCAAGGGAGATGTTGCCCAGGCACTAGGCAAAACCGATGGCGACATCGTCAAGGCCGCAGACGTTTCCGGCACCTCGGGTGTTCTGTTCCGCCGTAACAGTGTGACCGGCGCTGTCGAAGCCGTCGCAGGTTCTGGCCCGATCGAACTCAACGAGGACCTGCACGCCAACTAG
- a CDS encoding pseudouridine synthase translates to MTTYRPDPIDGISAQRIVLRERVPDDGVVYLAAAAGDSPFAPGTVLPAGSTLPRAIPAWFHPRVGREPQRLLNLDIPIVAETEDVLVVDKPHGLPSTPNGQFMRACVQTMLRVRREEPDLVAIHRLDRLTGGLLVLSRRPRTRGALQTQFQRREVHKTYHADSTVYLPGHESWVHYAVGMAKIAHDPQVKVSEGIGKQTKTWVRLLGPVASERKNQPPRWRYEVRPTTGHTHQIRALMNYLGAPIVGDDTYPEYKPRPADQLEPRLGLRAVELSLKLPDGADGQFWTH, encoded by the coding sequence ATGACAACGTACAGACCGGACCCCATCGACGGCATCTCCGCACAACGAATAGTCTTAAGAGAGCGCGTCCCAGACGACGGCGTGGTCTATCTTGCCGCCGCAGCGGGAGATTCCCCCTTTGCACCGGGCACAGTTTTACCTGCTGGTTCGACGCTACCCCGGGCCATTCCCGCCTGGTTTCACCCGAGGGTCGGGCGCGAGCCACAACGTTTGCTGAACCTGGATATCCCCATCGTCGCGGAAACCGAGGATGTACTCGTGGTAGACAAGCCCCACGGGTTACCCAGTACCCCTAACGGGCAGTTCATGCGCGCCTGCGTGCAGACCATGCTGCGCGTGCGACGGGAAGAACCGGACCTAGTGGCGATCCATCGCCTCGACCGGCTCACAGGAGGCTTGCTGGTGTTGTCCCGTCGTCCGCGCACGCGTGGCGCGTTGCAAACGCAATTTCAACGCCGGGAAGTCCACAAGACGTACCATGCCGATTCCACGGTTTACCTGCCGGGACACGAGTCGTGGGTGCACTATGCAGTGGGAATGGCCAAGATCGCGCACGATCCCCAAGTGAAGGTTTCCGAGGGCATAGGTAAGCAGACGAAGACTTGGGTGCGGTTGCTGGGGCCGGTGGCGTCAGAAAGAAAAAACCAGCCACCCAGGTGGCGCTATGAGGTACGGCCGACGACCGGGCACACTCATCAGATCAGGGCGCTGATGAATTACTTGGGTGCGCCAATCGTGGGTGATGATACGTATCCAGAATATAAGCCGCGGCCAGCGGATCAGCTGGAACCACGGCTTGGTTTAAGGGCAGTGGAACTGTCCCTGAAGCTTCCTGATGGGGCAGACGGGCAGTTCTGGACGCACTAG
- the dapC gene encoding succinyldiaminopimelate transaminase: protein MTDASGVQPRVLRKPVGDRLPDFPWDSLAEATAQAKSHPDGIVDLSVGTPIDPVAPSIQLALAESAAVPGYPQTKGTQRLREAIVGAMQRRYGVTGLDPKNAVLPVIGTKEAIAWLPTLLGVGEGHTVVIPELAYPTYEVSARLAGADVLRSDSLLKLGPQPVSLVYLNSPANPHGQVLGVEHLRKFVDYARRTGTIIISDECYVGLGFEGEKPVSILDPQVCDGDHRNLLAVHSLSKTSNMASYRAGWLAGDPQLIQELLEIRRHAGLMNPGPIQAAMVAALEEDGHETLQRELYRHRRDMLKIALREAGFTIEHSQAGLYLWATEGCDGRETVARLAQLGILVAPGDFYGPRGQQFVRIGLTATDERIEAAARRITEGFGK from the coding sequence ATGACTGACGCTTCGGGTGTGCAACCGCGGGTCTTGCGAAAGCCAGTGGGCGATCGCTTGCCGGATTTCCCCTGGGATTCTTTGGCTGAGGCAACCGCGCAGGCCAAATCCCATCCCGATGGGATTGTGGATCTCTCGGTCGGTACCCCCATCGACCCCGTTGCGCCCAGCATTCAGCTGGCACTCGCTGAATCTGCAGCGGTGCCCGGATACCCCCAAACAAAGGGTACGCAGCGTCTGCGGGAAGCAATCGTAGGCGCAATGCAGCGCCGTTATGGGGTAACGGGCCTTGATCCCAAGAATGCGGTTTTGCCTGTCATCGGCACCAAGGAAGCAATTGCGTGGCTACCAACCTTGCTGGGGGTCGGCGAGGGCCATACGGTGGTTATCCCCGAGTTGGCATACCCCACTTATGAAGTCTCTGCACGCTTGGCGGGCGCTGACGTGCTGCGCAGCGACTCTCTGCTGAAACTCGGTCCACAGCCGGTTTCGCTGGTCTACCTGAACTCCCCGGCCAATCCTCACGGTCAGGTGTTGGGCGTAGAACACCTGCGCAAATTCGTGGATTACGCGCGGCGCACCGGAACCATCATCATTTCTGACGAATGCTACGTGGGCCTAGGCTTCGAGGGTGAAAAACCCGTTTCCATATTAGATCCACAGGTATGCGACGGCGACCACCGTAATTTGTTGGCGGTGCACTCGTTGTCGAAGACCTCCAACATGGCCTCGTACCGCGCGGGTTGGCTGGCAGGAGATCCGCAGCTCATTCAAGAGCTGCTGGAAATCCGTCGTCATGCGGGACTGATGAACCCCGGCCCCATCCAAGCCGCGATGGTGGCCGCACTCGAAGAAGATGGTCACGAAACTCTGCAGCGCGAACTCTACCGCCATCGTCGCGACATGCTGAAAATCGCGCTGCGGGAAGCCGGATTCACCATTGAGCACTCCCAAGCCGGACTGTACCTGTGGGCCACCGAGGGCTGTGATGGCCGGGAGACCGTCGCCCGCTTGGCCCAGCTGGGTATCCTGGTCGCACCTGGTGATTTTTACGGTCCGCGTGGCCAGCAATTCGTGCGCATTGGCTTAACTGCCACCGACGAGCGCATCGAGGCCGCCGCCCGCCGCATCACGGAGGGTTTCGGGAAGTAA
- the fdxA gene encoding ferredoxin, translating to MTYTIAQPCVDVMDRGCVEECPVDCIYEGKRALYIHPDECVDCGACEPVCPVEAIFYEDDVPDEWEEYNDANAAFFDDLGSPGGAAKLGPQDFDPPMVAALPPQNQD from the coding sequence ATGACTTACACCATTGCGCAGCCATGCGTGGATGTGATGGACCGTGGATGCGTTGAAGAATGCCCGGTTGATTGCATCTATGAAGGCAAGCGTGCGCTGTACATTCACCCTGATGAGTGCGTGGATTGCGGTGCTTGCGAGCCAGTGTGCCCAGTGGAAGCGATCTTCTATGAAGATGATGTGCCAGATGAGTGGGAAGAGTACAACGACGCCAATGCGGCGTTCTTCGACGATCTCGGCTCCCCGGGTGGTGCTGCCAAGCTGGGCCCACAGGATTTCGACCCACCGATGGTGGCTGCCCTGCCTCCACAGAACCAGGATTAA
- the mshB gene encoding N-acetyl-1-D-myo-inositol-2-amino-2-deoxy-alpha-D-glucopyranoside deacetylase, producing the protein MPNGIMAVHAHPDDESIWTGLALAKARRLGHEVTNVTCTLGEEGEVIGEKYARLVENSQHPKGTGMLGGYRIAELQRALQALGIDHGPLLLGGAGCWRDSGMAGTPSIEHSRAFAATWRPDDFAAQVAQLVDLIRVRRPSLIITYDSDGGYGHPDHIRAHQITRAAVEQLRGTQWEPQQVLWAVTDRAKVMAALESVEAPEGWTMATEADVAGVDSLTNPDAVDFVVSGSAEDVASKQKAMAAHATQVWVADGTRTDVNSEARHSDPVVYCLSNMLTLPLLNEESYAVGYTAEKAAPDFAARLFAGKSATE; encoded by the coding sequence ATGCCTAACGGAATTATGGCCGTACATGCGCACCCGGACGATGAATCCATCTGGACGGGACTGGCCTTGGCGAAAGCGCGACGGCTGGGGCACGAGGTCACCAATGTGACGTGCACCCTAGGCGAAGAGGGGGAGGTCATCGGGGAGAAGTACGCCCGGCTTGTCGAGAATTCGCAGCACCCCAAAGGCACGGGCATGCTGGGAGGTTACCGAATCGCGGAACTGCAGCGAGCCCTGCAAGCGCTGGGAATCGATCATGGGCCGCTTTTGCTGGGCGGAGCCGGCTGCTGGCGCGATTCGGGTATGGCCGGCACCCCGTCGATCGAACATTCTAGGGCTTTTGCGGCGACCTGGCGCCCGGATGACTTTGCGGCGCAGGTGGCACAGTTGGTGGATCTTATTAGGGTCCGACGCCCCTCGCTGATCATCACCTACGATTCCGATGGGGGATACGGCCACCCCGATCACATTCGTGCCCACCAGATTACGCGCGCGGCGGTGGAACAACTGCGTGGAACACAGTGGGAGCCACAGCAGGTGTTATGGGCGGTGACGGATCGTGCCAAAGTCATGGCGGCCCTCGAATCAGTGGAGGCTCCGGAGGGGTGGACCATGGCCACGGAAGCTGATGTAGCAGGCGTGGATTCTTTGACGAACCCCGATGCGGTGGACTTCGTCGTCTCGGGTTCCGCAGAAGACGTGGCGTCTAAGCAAAAGGCGATGGCAGCGCACGCCACCCAGGTGTGGGTGGCCGATGGCACGCGCACGGACGTCAATTCTGAGGCGCGGCACAGCGACCCCGTGGTCTACTGCCTGTCCAACATGTTGACGCTGCCTTTGCTGAACGAGGAAAGCTACGCCGTCGGGTATACCGCGGAGAAGGCTGCACCGGATTTCGCTGCACGCCTGTTCGCAGGGAAATCGGCTACGGAGTAA